The genomic DNA AGGGAAAGGGCAGGGGGTCCTGGCGGAGGAAGGCGCGTTGCAGGGGCAGGGCGATGAAGACCCCGAGCGCCGAGCTGAAGAGGGTCCACAGCAGGAGCGCCCAGAGAGGAGGGTGATGGCCGGACAGCAGGAGGTAGCCCACGCTGGCGTTGATGATCGTCCCGCCGGTGGAGTAGCCGGCGGCGGAGGCCACGGACTGCATGGCGCTCGTCTCGGGCAGGCTGAGCGCGGGCCCGAAGAGCGAGGGGCTCAGCCGCAGGAGGGCGCGTTGGGTGCCGAGCCCCACGACACAGGCGATGAGGGCGGCGGGGAAGCCCAGCCCCGTCTTCAACCCCACGTACAGGTTGGACAGGCACATGAGCGCGCCGAGCACGCTGCCCAGTCCAATCGCGCGGGGAGTGAGGGCCGACATGCGCCAGACCCTACTCAATCCCCGGGCCTCAGCGTCTCCAACTCGGCGAGCAGGGCCTTGAGCTCGGGCGTCTCCAGGGCCCGGTGCACGGAGGTGAAGAACTGGGAGAGGTCCCCCGCGCCCTGGTGTTCGTAGACGGTGGCCTGCAAGCCCATCTCCAGCCGGTCCACCTGGCGCACGAGCCGCGCCTCGAAGGACGTCCCCTGCTCGTACTCCTCCCACAGCGCGAGGTAGTCGGGCCCGCGTGGCAGCCGGGAGAAGAGGTGCTCCACCGCCTCGCGCTCGCGCCGCAGCTTCTCCTCGCGGCTCACGCCGTCATGGGGGGTGATGTCCCCGGCGCGCGCCTCGCCCACGTCATGCAGGAGCGCCATGCGCACGAGCTTGGTGGCATCCGCCTCGGGGAAATAGCCATCGGCGAGGAACAGGCACAGCAGCGCCACGAAGAAGGAATGCTCGGCCACGCTCTCGCAGGTGTCGCGGGGGATGCCCACGCGCAACCAGCCCTGGCGGAAGAGGTGCTTGAGCTGATGCAGCTCGAAGTAGGCCTCGAGCAGGGGTGAGGGGTGACGGCCCTGGAGGATCGCGGGGGGGAAGGGCGGGGCCTTGGTGTGCATGGGCCACGAGGGTAGCCGAGTGGAGGATAAAACTTCCGGGGGGATGGGTCGTTCAGGGGGACACATGCCGCCCGCCACCTGGCTCCCTCGGGACCCCCGCCTTCTCCAGATCGCCTTCCTCTCCACCTTCCTGATGCTGGGCGTGGGGTGGCTCGGGTTCGACGTGCCCCCGTGGCAGCCGCCGCTCATCGCGCTCACGGCCTGCGCGACCCAGTGGGCGATGACGCGGTGGATGCGGACGCCCCCGGCGGGGTACCTCTCTCCGATCATCACCTCGCTGGGCCTGTCGCTGCTGCTGCGCACGGATGCCTTCTGGGTGGGACCGTTCGCCGCGGCGGTGGCCATCTCGAGCAAGTTCCTCCTGCGCGCGCGGGGCAAGCACCTCTTCAACCCCACCAATCTGGGCCTCGTGGTGGCCATGCTGCTCACCCAGCACGCGTGGTGCTCGCCGAGTCAGTGGGGCCACGGCGCGGCGCAGTGGGGGTGGTTCGCGGCGTTCGGCTTGGCGGTGGCGCACCGCTCGTTCCGCTCGGACGTGAGCCTCGCCTTCCTGGGCGCGTGGGTGTTGCTCAAGGCCGCGCGCGTCTTCTACCTGGGGGCGCCGTGGACGAGCCTGCAACACCAGTTGTCCGCCGGAGGGCTCATCCTCTTCACCTTCTTCATGATCTCCGACCCGAAGACGACGCCGGACCATCGCGCGGGCCGCGTGCTCTTCGCGGTGGCGGTGGCGGGATTGGCCTTCTTCTTGTTGCACGGGCTGTGGTGGCAGAACGCGCTCGTGTGGTCTCTCGCTCTGCTCTCCCCCTTCACTCCCCTCATCGACCGACTCCTGCCCGCGAACCGTTTCCAGTGGCCCTCGGGTGGGGCTTCTCCAAGGACAGACGCATGCGCTTCCCCCTCCTCGCAACCGGCCTGATGGCCGCCCTGGTGAACCTCGCCGCGCCCGCCGCCGAGGCGTTCTGTGGCTTCTACGTGGGCAAGGCGGACACGAGCCTCTTCAACGATGCCTCGCAGGTGGTGCTCGTGCGGGACGGAGAGCGCACGGTGGTGACCATGTCCAACGACTACAAGGGCGAGTTGACGGACTTCGCCCTGGTGGTGCCGGTGCCGGTGGTGCTCAAGCGCGAGCAGATCCACGTGGGAGAGCGCCGGCACATCGAGCGGTTGGATGCCTACTCCGCGCCGCGGCTGGTGGAGTACTTCGATAGGGACCCCTGTGCTCCGGTCCAGATGGAGAAGCGGATGAGCGCCATGGGAGCCGCGCCGGGTGCCAAGGGGGGCGGAGGCGGTTCGATGGACAAGAGCCTGGGCGTGACGGTGGAGGCCCAGTACACGGTGGGGGAGTACGACATCCTCATCCTGTCGGCGACGGAGTCGGAGGGACTGGAGACGTGGCTGCGGGAGAGTGGTTACAAGATTCCGCCCAAGGCCTCCAAGGCGCTGGCGCCCTACATCAAGCAGGACATGAAGTTCTTCGTGGCGAAGGTGAACCTGAAGGAGCAGAAGGCCACGGGCTTCTCGTACCTGCGGCCGTTGCAGATGGCGTACGAGTCGAAGAAGTTCATGTTGCCCATCCGCCTGGGCATGGCGAACGCGCGAGGGCCGCAGGACCTGGTCATCTACGCGCTGACGCGCCAGGGGCGGGTGGAGTCCTCGAACTACCGCACGGTGAAGGTGCCCAGCGACATGGACGTGCCCGTGTACGTGAAGGAGGAGTTCAACCAGTTCTATCCCGCGTTGTTCAGCAAGGCGCACGAGAAGGCGGAGAAGCGCGCGCTGTTGACCGAGTATGTCTGGGACATGGGGTGGTGCGACCCGTGCGCGGCGGATCCCCTCTCCAACGAGGAGTTGAGGGCGTTGGGCGTGTACTGGGTGAACGAGGGTGATGGGGTGCGGGGGGCGATGGGCGGCGTGCCGGTGACGCTCACGCGCCTGCACGCGCGCTACGACGGCGAGCACTTTCCCGAGGACCTGGTGTTCCAGGTGACGAATGACAAGCAGAACTTCCAGGCGCGGTATGTGCTGCGCCACGCCTTCAAGGGCGAGATGAAGTGCGACGAGGGCAAGGAGTACCTGCTCCAGTTGGACAAGCGTCACCGGAAGGAGGCGGAGACGCTGGCGGAGCTCACGGGGTGGAGCCTGGGCACCATCACGAAGAAGATGGGAGCGGATGCGCCCGGAAAGAAGCCCGCCAAGGACCAGGAGGGCTCCTGGTACCAGAAGCTCTGGAAGTGAGCGCCGGCCGCGCGCTGTTCCGATCACGTTCGCCTGGGGAGCCAGCCGGCGCGGAGAAAAGCTGAAACCGCGCCAGGGGGTCCTGCGTATCCAGGGAGAGCGCCCGTGCCGGGCGCACGGAGTCTCCGAGCCCATGTCATCCATTCCCATTGCTCTTCTCCCCGTCCGCCGCGCTGCGCACCCGGCGGCGCGTTGGTTGTTGCCCGTGGCAGTGGTCCTGCTCGTGGTGTCGAGCGGGTGTACCGAGGCGCGTGGTGCCCCGCCTGGCACGACGTCCACCCGTGCCGGGACGTCTGCCTCCGCGCAGGTGACGGATTCCCGGCGGTACACGAAGCCCTCGGACGAGGAGCTCCGGCGCACCTTGTCTCCCATGGCCTACGAGGTGACACAAAAGGAGGTCACCGAGCCGCCCTTCCGCAATGCCTTCTGGAACCACCATGAAGAGGGCCTGTACGTCGACGTGGCCAGCGGCGAGCCGCTCTTCTCCTCGCGCGACAAGTTCGACTCCGGCACGGGCTGGCCCAGCTT from Melittangium boletus DSM 14713 includes the following:
- a CDS encoding DUF2330 domain-containing protein; its protein translation is MRFPLLATGLMAALVNLAAPAAEAFCGFYVGKADTSLFNDASQVVLVRDGERTVVTMSNDYKGELTDFALVVPVPVVLKREQIHVGERRHIERLDAYSAPRLVEYFDRDPCAPVQMEKRMSAMGAAPGAKGGGGGSMDKSLGVTVEAQYTVGEYDILILSATESEGLETWLRESGYKIPPKASKALAPYIKQDMKFFVAKVNLKEQKATGFSYLRPLQMAYESKKFMLPIRLGMANARGPQDLVIYALTRQGRVESSNYRTVKVPSDMDVPVYVKEEFNQFYPALFSKAHEKAEKRALLTEYVWDMGWCDPCAADPLSNEELRALGVYWVNEGDGVRGAMGGVPVTLTRLHARYDGEHFPEDLVFQVTNDKQNFQARYVLRHAFKGEMKCDEGKEYLLQLDKRHRKEAETLAELTGWSLGTITKKMGADAPGKKPAKDQEGSWYQKLWK
- a CDS encoding RnfABCDGE type electron transport complex subunit D is translated as MPPATWLPRDPRLLQIAFLSTFLMLGVGWLGFDVPPWQPPLIALTACATQWAMTRWMRTPPAGYLSPIITSLGLSLLLRTDAFWVGPFAAAVAISSKFLLRARGKHLFNPTNLGLVVAMLLTQHAWCSPSQWGHGAAQWGWFAAFGLAVAHRSFRSDVSLAFLGAWVLLKAARVFYLGAPWTSLQHQLSAGGLILFTFFMISDPKTTPDHRAGRVLFAVAVAGLAFFLLHGLWWQNALVWSLALLSPFTPLIDRLLPANRFQWPSGGASPRTDACASPSSQPA
- a CDS encoding HD domain-containing protein, which encodes MHTKAPPFPPAILQGRHPSPLLEAYFELHQLKHLFRQGWLRVGIPRDTCESVAEHSFFVALLCLFLADGYFPEADATKLVRMALLHDVGEARAGDITPHDGVSREEKLRREREAVEHLFSRLPRGPDYLALWEEYEQGTSFEARLVRQVDRLEMGLQATVYEHQGAGDLSQFFTSVHRALETPELKALLAELETLRPGD